From the Devosia sp. FJ2-5-3 genome, the window TCGGCGCGCCAATGGCTCGGTCGGCACGCGCAATTATATCGGCATCCTCACCTCGGTGAATTGCTCGGCGACCGTCGCAAAATTTGTCGCCGAGGCCATCAACCGTTCGGGCATTCTGGACGATTATCCGGAAATCGACGGCGTGGTGCCCTTCGTTCATGGCACTGGATGCGGCATGGAAAGTCGCGGCGAAGGCTTTGACATCCTCAAGCGCACGCAGTGGGGATACACCTCCAACCCCAATCTGGGTGCAGCGCTGCTCGTCGGGCTCGGGTGCGAAGTGTTCCAGATCGGCCGGATGAAGGAGCTCTATGGCATCGAGGAGGGCGAGACCTTCCAGACCATGACCATCCAGGAGCGCGGTGGCACGAAGAAAATGATCGAATGGGGCGTCGAAAAGGTCAGGGAGATGCTGCCCATCGCCGCCGCGGCCCGCCGTGAAACGGTCGATGCCAGCCATCTGACATTGGCGCTGCAATGCGGTGGTTCGGATGGCTATTCGGGCATCACCGCCAATCCGGCTCTGGGTTACGCAGCCGATATCCTTGTGCGCAATGGTGGCACGGCAATCCTGTCCGAAACACCTGAGATCTATGGTGCAGAGCATCTCCTCACGCGCCGCGCCGCGAGCCGTGAAGTGGGTGAAAAGCTCATCGAGCGCATCCATTGGTGGGAAGATTACACGCGCCGCAATCACGGCGAGATGAACAACAATCCCTCGCCGGGCAACAAGCTCGGTGGCCTGACTACAATTCTCGAAAAATCTCTCGGCGCTGCGGCCAAGGGCGGCACCACGCCGCTGACGGCCGTCTATGAATATGCCGAAAAGGTCACCGAAAAAGGCTTTGTGTTCATGGACACGCCCGGCTTCGATCCCGTGTCGGCCACAGGGCAGGTCGCGGGCGGCGCCAATATACTGGCGTTCACCACCGGGCGCGGTTCGGCATATGGCTGCAAGCCTGTGCCCTCGATGAAGCTGGCGACCAATTCCGAGCTCTACGCCCGCATGACCGACGACATGGACATCGATTGTGGAGATATCGTCGAGGGCGTGTCCATCAAGGACAAGGGCCGGCAGATTTTCGACATGCTGCTCGATATCGCTTCAGGCAAGCCCACCAAATCCGAAGAACTCGGCTATGGCGACAATGAATTCGTGCCCTGGCAGGTCGGCGCGGTGATGTAGTCGCCTATCGGCCCATATTGCTGGCAGTGGGGGCGGCATTGGGCGAAACTCCCACGCCAAAGGCGTCGACCCTGCCGACCGGCGCCTGCATGAGTTGCTCGATCGAGAAGGGGGCGCTGGCCTCGGCGCGGGGTAGGGGCGGAGTGGCCACGACAAGGTCGGCCGCCCGCTGCGGGGCCCGGCTCAATGGCACAACCGCCCCCGCAACCTCCAGAAGCCGGATTTGTCCGAGGCCCTGATAGGGTGGGCGCAGCATCGAGGCGGCGTCCGTACCGGCCAGCGGGTCCACCACCGCCAGCGTCACCGCGCCACCGCGGTAGAAAGTGCGCAGCGACTGACTGACATAGAAGGCGAGCTTATCGGCTCCCGCCGCCGAGAAATGGATGCCATCGTCCTTGCGCATGCGCGCGTTCTGCCCGTTTACGTCCGGCCCGTAGGACGAATATTTGCCGTCCTCGCCGAGGAAGCGGTCATAGATATCGAGGAATTCCGCCCCGCTCGAGAAAGCCGCCATCTTCTGGAGCGCGCTGATCTGGCTCATGGCGGTGGAGTATTCGCCCCGCGACATGGGCGGCAGTCCAATCCAGATCACCGGTTTTCGCGCCGCCCGCAACTGGCCGAGAAAATCATTGAGGCGGGATTGATAGATTTCCGTCCAGGGCTCGGTGAGCGAGTTGAGGCTCTCACCATTGGCCTTGAGCTCTTGCCGGTCATTGACGCCGATAATGACGACGGCAACATCAAAGCTGTCACCGGCGATCTGCTCCCGGATCGTCGCATTCCAATCGAAATAGTCGTCGCGCACGAAGCCGGATGAGCCCACCCCCTGGCTGATCACCACCAGGTTCGGATCTTCTGCGTAAAAGCGTTCAAGCGCCTTGGCGAGGTCGACCGCCATAGAGTCGCCAAAGACGGCGAGCCGGGTTGCATTCTGCGCCTTTTCGATCTGTGGCTTGGGCGGGGGCAGGGCGGCGGGCGTTGCCTGACGCGGCTGCGTTTGCTGCACCGGCGGGGGCTGTGGCGTGGCCTGCTTTTCCTCGCCGAAGAGAAGGTCAAACAGCGTGCGGCGGCGCTCCTGCTGCGCCACCAGGATGCGGTCTCCCTCTTGCGCGAAGGCCGGCATGACCTCGAGGGAGCAGAACACGACCAGCAATATCAGCAGAACAACGCGCTTCATGTCTCGATCCGGCCTATGCCTGGGATGTAGCAGATTGAGCGTCCCAAGGCCACGCCGCTCCCCTGGAGGTTACCGAACCGCAGCCACCAGCGCGTCATGGGCAGCCTTGGTGATGAAGCCGTCGGCGATTTGGCCCTGTGACGCCTGGAACCGCGCATAAGCGGCCTGGGTGATCGGGCCGAGCCTCCCGTCGACGGCGCCCTGATAGAGCCCCAGTGCCTTGAGCGCCTGCTGGATTGTCTGTCGCTGCGCCAGATTGGGGAAAACGGTGTTGCGCGGCCAAGGAGCGACATAGGCTCCGCCGCCCTTCAGCCGATCGGTCAGATGGGCCACGGCCATGGCGTAGCTGTCCGAAAAATTATAGCCCTTGAGCACGAGGTAATTGCCCGTCATCAGGAATTTCGGGCCGTCCTTGCCAGCGGGAACATAGAGAAAAACCGGCGTTCGGAGATCGGAAAATGCTCGTCCCGAAACCCGCATGACGCCCCGGTCGGCAAAAAAACCAATCGGCCGCATCTGGTCGCGGTCGGCGAGGAGATAGTCAAATCCCTCGGGGAGCGCGACCTCAAATCCCCAGTCCACGCCCGGCTGATAGCCGAGATGGATGAGGAAGCGGGCGCTGGTGGCCAGCGCATCGGCGAGGGAATTGTGAAGGTCTATCCGTCCATCGCCGTCTCCGTCGGACCCATGGGCGAGGACATTGGTGGGATTGACCTGCAAATGGCCGATTGCCCCTGCCCATGACCCCACAGGCGAGACGCCGCCATTGACCTGGGCGAGGCGCAGGGCCGCGATTAGGTCGGCCTTGTCCTCGGCATAGCGGCTGCGGTGTTGATAGGTCACTGTCGCCAGGGACCGGACGATGGGACGGATGAGGCTGTCATTGCCCAGCACAGCGCCATAATCGGTCTCGATCCCCCAGATGGCTCCGAGCAGATAGGGGTCGACACCATATCGGGCGCCAATCGCCGAAAAGAGTTGGGCCTGGCGCGAGAGGGCGGCTTTGCCGCGCTCGACGCGGGCAGGATTGACCCGCGTCTCGATATAGTCCCAGACCGGGGTGGTGAATTCGGGCTGCGTTTCGACCAGCTTTGGAACGCGGGGATCGGGCGTCATCCCACCCATTATGGCATCATAGCTTGTCGCGCTGACGCCGCTGGACAGCGCCTCGGGACGCAGGGCGGCCAGAAAATCGGCAAAGCTGCCCACGGGCTGCGCCATGGTGGGGGCCGTCATCAAGAGCACGAAAAAGGCCGCCAGCCGCCGCATGATTGCATCTCCTCAGCGATTGCGCATCATCAAATGGCGTTCCCAGGCATAGGCCGTTTCGACAATCTCTCTGAGATCGTCATGCTTGGGGGTCCATCCCAGGAGTTTACGCACTTTTTCGCCTGTCGCGGTGATCGATGCGGGGTCACCGGCCCGGCGCGGCCCTTCATCGGCCCGGAATTTAACGCCGGACACGTCGCGCACCATGTCCACGACTTCCCGCACCGAATAGCCTCGGCCGTAGGCGCAATTCAGCGTCGTGCTGTCGCCACCCCTGCGCAGATGGGTCAACAACAGGGCATGGGCTTCGATCAGGTCGGTCACGTGGATATAGTCGCGCACACAGGTGCCGTCGGGCGTTTCATAGTCGGTGCCGAAAATGTTCATCTTGTCGCGCTGGCCCAGCGCCGTCTGGCAGGCAACCTTGATGAGGTGGGTGGCAAGCGGCGTCGATTGCCCGGACCGCTTCTGCGGATCGGCACCGGCGACGTTGAAATAGCGCAGGACGCCGAAGGTGAGGGGATGGGCTGCCGCGACATCCGCCAGCATCCATTCGGTCATCAGCTTGGAGCGCCCATAGGGCGACATGGGGTGGAGCGGCGTATCTTCCACCACCGGCGCCAGCCCGGTCATGCCGTAGACTGCGGCGGTGGACGAGAAGATGAAGTGTTTTACCCCGCCCCGCACCGCGGCCTCGATCAGGTTTCGCGAGGTGGAGGTGTTATTGGCGTAGTATTTCAGTGGGTTGGTCACCGATTCCGGCACGACGATGGAGCCGGCGAAATGCACGATTTCCGTGATGGCGTGCTTCGCGATGAGGCTGGTGACGAAGTCGATATCGCCGGCATTGCCCGGCTCGAATATTGCGCGGCCGTCGATGGCCCAGTCAAAGCCGGTGATCAGATTGTCCAGTACCACGACCTGCTCGCCGCGGTCGGCCAGCTCCAGCACCATGTGACTGCCGATATAGCCCGCGCCACCGGTGACCAAGACTGTCATGGGAGAACTCCTAAGCTTAAAAGCTATTATGCCGCAACGATATGTGGCAGATGTTGATTTAGCTTTACGCCGACCATCCGCCAATTCCAATGAAGGGAAGTCTAGTGTCCAAGCGCGTCCGTACAGCCGTATTTCCTGTTGCAGGCCTGGGAACCCGGTTCCTCCCGGCAACGAAAGCCATGCCCAAGGAAATGTTGACGGTCGTGGACAGACCGCTCATTCAATATGCGGTCGATGAAGCCCGCGAAGCGGGCATCGAGCATTTCGTCTTTGTCACCGGCCGCAACAAGGGCGTCATCGAAGACCATTTCGACCGCCAGTTCGAGCTGGAAACAACGCTCGAAACGCGCGGCAAGGAAGCCGCCCTGCAGGAATTGCGCCGTGACCTGCCCTCGGCCGGACGCACCAGCTTCACCCGCCAGCAGGAGCCGCTGGGATTGGGCCACGCCGTCTGGTGCGCCCGCGACATCGTGGGGGACAATCCCTTTGCACTGCTCCTGCCGGATATGCTGTTCAAAGGCGAACCCGGCGTGCTCAAGCAGATGATGGACGCCTATGAGGAAAGCGCCGGCAATGTCATTGCCGTCGAGGAAGTGCCGCATGCGGAAGTGGCGTCCTATGGCGTGATCGGCCGTGGCGACGGTCCGGATACCGGGTTCCGCGTCACCCAGATGGTGGAAAAGCCCAAGGTCGAGGACGCACCGTCCAATCTGATCATTTCGGGTCGTTATATCCTGCAGCCCGAAATCTTCTCGCTTCTGGCCGAACAGACCAAGGGCGCCGGAGGGGAAATCCAGCTCACCGATGCCATGCAGAATTTGATGCACACCCAGCATTTCACGGGCGTCAAATATCAGGGCCAGAGCTTTGACTGCGGCTCCAAGATCGGCTTCCTGACGGCCAATGTCGTCTACGCCCTCGAGCGCGACGACATTCGCCCCGGCTTCCTGCGCGAATTGCGCAAATTGGATCTCGAGGAAAAACTCTAGAGCATTTCACCCCGTCGCTTAGGCGGCGAAATCACTCTGAGTCCTTATTTGTCGCGCTTCCGAGCCGGAAAAGTGGTGTCCATTTTTCCTGGTATCGCTTCAGCGCGACAGCGTTATCCCGAGGCTGACCTGATGGCTGTCGCTCTGGCCGCGACTTGAATTGTCGCGGCGGCCATAGCCATAATCCGCACTGAGGGCCGTGTGGGCGTTGACGCTGTAGTCGGCGCCCGCACCCACGCCATAGCGGTTTTCCGTCTCGGTGCTGCCGACAAACTGGGTCGTGCTCCAGTCGGCACTGGCGCGCAGCCGCAGCCATGAGTTGACGGTATAGGCGAGGTTGGCAAGGGCAGTGTTCTGGATACGGGCCGTCCCGGCATTGTCGGGGCCGGCGGGCTCCAGCGTCGTCTCGAGGCTTGCCGTCATCAGGACCGTGGGGTCAGGGGTAAAGCTTAGGCTCGCCCCGTAGAGCTGGGTCGTCACGTCACCCACATTGCCGGCGTGGAAGATCCGTTGGCCCACACCCGCCGAGACACTTGCCGTCAGGATATTGTTCCATGATCCCGAAACGCCGGCGCGCAGCGTGCGGTTGGTCGCGTCTGCCTTCTCGCCATTGACGCCCGCGACATCAAAGAAGTCGCGTGCCAGTCCCGCCTGGGTGAACACTTCGAAGATCGGCGTAATCTGGTAGCCCACGCGCAAATTACCCGATGCGGTCCAGCGGTTCTGGTC encodes:
- a CDS encoding altronate dehydratase family protein; this encodes MIRPQGKTLSLNVADNIAVALANLEPGVETAQGVSVLRRVPRGHKFATRAIPAGEAVLKFGQIIGFAKEAIAPGDWVHEHNCGMGGADGTLVHDYAFSEGAIPVDYVPVAQRATFEGFRRANGSVGTRNYIGILTSVNCSATVAKFVAEAINRSGILDDYPEIDGVVPFVHGTGCGMESRGEGFDILKRTQWGYTSNPNLGAALLVGLGCEVFQIGRMKELYGIEEGETFQTMTIQERGGTKKMIEWGVEKVREMLPIAAAARRETVDASHLTLALQCGGSDGYSGITANPALGYAADILVRNGGTAILSETPEIYGAEHLLTRRAASREVGEKLIERIHWWEDYTRRNHGEMNNNPSPGNKLGGLTTILEKSLGAAAKGGTTPLTAVYEYAEKVTEKGFVFMDTPGFDPVSATGQVAGGANILAFTTGRGSAYGCKPVPSMKLATNSELYARMTDDMDIDCGDIVEGVSIKDKGRQIFDMLLDIASGKPTKSEELGYGDNEFVPWQVGAVM
- the galE gene encoding UDP-glucose 4-epimerase GalE, giving the protein MTVLVTGGAGYIGSHMVLELADRGEQVVVLDNLITGFDWAIDGRAIFEPGNAGDIDFVTSLIAKHAITEIVHFAGSIVVPESVTNPLKYYANNTSTSRNLIEAAVRGGVKHFIFSSTAAVYGMTGLAPVVEDTPLHPMSPYGRSKLMTEWMLADVAAAHPLTFGVLRYFNVAGADPQKRSGQSTPLATHLIKVACQTALGQRDKMNIFGTDYETPDGTCVRDYIHVTDLIEAHALLLTHLRRGGDSTTLNCAYGRGYSVREVVDMVRDVSGVKFRADEGPRRAGDPASITATGEKVRKLLGWTPKHDDLREIVETAYAWERHLMMRNR
- a CDS encoding DUF459 domain-containing protein, which produces MKRVVLLILLVVFCSLEVMPAFAQEGDRILVAQQERRRTLFDLLFGEEKQATPQPPPVQQTQPRQATPAALPPPKPQIEKAQNATRLAVFGDSMAVDLAKALERFYAEDPNLVVISQGVGSSGFVRDDYFDWNATIREQIAGDSFDVAVVIIGVNDRQELKANGESLNSLTEPWTEIYQSRLNDFLGQLRAARKPVIWIGLPPMSRGEYSTAMSQISALQKMAAFSSGAEFLDIYDRFLGEDGKYSSYGPDVNGQNARMRKDDGIHFSAAGADKLAFYVSQSLRTFYRGGAVTLAVVDPLAGTDAASMLRPPYQGLGQIRLLEVAGAVVPLSRAPQRAADLVVATPPLPRAEASAPFSIEQLMQAPVGRVDAFGVGVSPNAAPTASNMGR
- the galU gene encoding UTP--glucose-1-phosphate uridylyltransferase GalU; this translates as MKGSLVSKRVRTAVFPVAGLGTRFLPATKAMPKEMLTVVDRPLIQYAVDEAREAGIEHFVFVTGRNKGVIEDHFDRQFELETTLETRGKEAALQELRRDLPSAGRTSFTRQQEPLGLGHAVWCARDIVGDNPFALLLPDMLFKGEPGVLKQMMDAYEESAGNVIAVEEVPHAEVASYGVIGRGDGPDTGFRVTQMVEKPKVEDAPSNLIISGRYILQPEIFSLLAEQTKGAGGEIQLTDAMQNLMHTQHFTGVKYQGQSFDCGSKIGFLTANVVYALERDDIRPGFLRELRKLDLEEKL
- a CDS encoding lytic murein transglycosylase, which encodes MRRLAAFFVLLMTAPTMAQPVGSFADFLAALRPEALSSGVSATSYDAIMGGMTPDPRVPKLVETQPEFTTPVWDYIETRVNPARVERGKAALSRQAQLFSAIGARYGVDPYLLGAIWGIETDYGAVLGNDSLIRPIVRSLATVTYQHRSRYAEDKADLIAALRLAQVNGGVSPVGSWAGAIGHLQVNPTNVLAHGSDGDGDGRIDLHNSLADALATSARFLIHLGYQPGVDWGFEVALPEGFDYLLADRDQMRPIGFFADRGVMRVSGRAFSDLRTPVFLYVPAGKDGPKFLMTGNYLVLKGYNFSDSYAMAVAHLTDRLKGGGAYVAPWPRNTVFPNLAQRQTIQQALKALGLYQGAVDGRLGPITQAAYARFQASQGQIADGFITKAAHDALVAAVR